The following coding sequences are from one Methanobacterium bryantii window:
- the rpsE gene encoding 30S ribosomal protein S5, with the protein MNYNKEEWEPKTNLGRMVKEGTITDIDEILEKGLPIMELEIVNTLLPDLEEEVMDVNLVQRMHKSGRKVNFRVIVAVGNKKGYVGLGQGKAKEVGPAIRKAVDNAKYNIIKVRRGCGDWGCVCGREHTVPFKVSGKSGSVRVTLIPAPGGVGLAIGDVGKTILGLAGIYDVWSQTMGQTQTTINFANAVFDALKQLSRVKARKSDLKSLGVAV; encoded by the coding sequence ATGAACTATAATAAAGAAGAATGGGAACCAAAAACCAATCTGGGACGTATGGTCAAGGAAGGCACAATAACTGATATAGATGAAATTTTGGAAAAAGGCCTTCCAATCATGGAGCTTGAAATTGTTAACACTCTCCTACCAGATTTAGAAGAAGAAGTAATGGATGTAAATCTCGTTCAGAGGATGCACAAATCTGGAAGAAAAGTTAATTTCAGGGTTATTGTCGCAGTTGGAAATAAGAAAGGATATGTAGGTTTAGGGCAAGGTAAAGCTAAAGAAGTAGGTCCTGCAATAAGAAAAGCTGTTGACAATGCTAAATATAATATAATCAAAGTAAGAAGAGGCTGTGGTGACTGGGGATGTGTTTGTGGAAGAGAACACACAGTACCATTTAAAGTATCTGGAAAAAGTGGTAGTGTAAGAGTAACTTTAATCCCAGCACCTGGTGGAGTAGGTCTTGCAATAGGAGATGTTGGAAAAACTATCCTCGGACTTGCAGGAATATACGATGTATGGTCTCAGACAATGGGACAAACTCAAACAACTATAAACTTCGCAAACGCTGTTTTCGATGCTTTAAAACAATTGAGTAGAGTTAAAGCAAGGAAATCCGACCTTAAAAGTCTTGGAGTCGCAGTATAA
- a CDS encoding 50S ribosomal protein L14e yields MPAIEVGRVCVKIAGREAGEKCVIVEVIDDKFVEVVGTNIKNRRCNIKHLEPVDQTIEVKSDNVEEIKKELEAAA; encoded by the coding sequence ATGCCAGCAATAGAAGTAGGAAGAGTATGTGTTAAGATTGCAGGAAGAGAAGCAGGCGAAAAATGTGTTATAGTTGAAGTTATAGATGATAAATTTGTTGAAGTTGTTGGAACAAACATCAAAAACAGAAGATGCAACATAAAACATTTAGAACCAGTTGATCAGACCATTGAAGTAAAATCTGACAACGTAGAAGAAATTAAAAAAGAACTTGAAGCAGCAGCTTAA
- a CDS encoding 30S ribosomal protein S13 encodes MEEEFKHLVRIARKDVDGNKTIENALADVKGVGKALSRAVGIVMDLDLSQKIGYLPDEKVLEIEEVLKNPSSHNVPDWMLNRRNDYETGETGHLIESDLMMTLREDLNRMKKTRSYKGRRHEVGLPVRGQRTKSTFRKGSSVGVRRRRGRA; translated from the coding sequence ATGGAAGAAGAATTCAAACACTTGGTCCGTATTGCCAGAAAGGATGTAGATGGTAATAAAACCATTGAAAATGCTCTTGCTGATGTCAAAGGAGTAGGCAAAGCACTATCCAGAGCAGTAGGTATTGTTATGGATCTTGACTTAAGTCAAAAAATTGGATACTTACCTGATGAAAAAGTACTGGAAATTGAAGAAGTTCTCAAGAACCCGTCATCACATAACGTTCCTGACTGGATGTTAAACAGGCGTAACGATTATGAAACAGGTGAAACTGGTCATTTAATTGAATCTGACCTTATGATGACATTAAGGGAAGATTTGAACAGAATGAAGAAAACAAGAAGCTACAAAGGAAGAAGACACGAAGTTGGACTTCCAGTTAGAGGACAGAGAACCAAATCTACCTTCAGAAAAGGATCATCTGTTGGTGTTAGAAGAAGGAGAGGAAGGGCCTAA
- a CDS encoding 30S ribosomal protein S11, with product MAEKEKWGVANIYSSFNNTIITITDLTGAETITQWSGGKVVRADRQESSPFAAMEAATRAADDVKEKGIIGLHIKVRAPGGNGPRTPGPGAQATIRALARAGIRIGKIEDVTPIPHDGTGRPGGKRGRRV from the coding sequence ATGGCAGAAAAAGAAAAATGGGGTGTAGCTAACATTTATTCATCCTTTAACAATACTATAATCACTATAACTGATTTAACCGGAGCCGAAACCATTACTCAATGGTCTGGTGGAAAAGTTGTAAGGGCAGATAGACAGGAGTCATCTCCATTTGCAGCAATGGAAGCAGCAACAAGAGCAGCAGACGACGTTAAAGAAAAAGGAATAATTGGATTACACATAAAAGTAAGGGCCCCTGGTGGAAACGGACCAAGAACTCCCGGACCTGGTGCACAAGCTACAATAAGAGCTCTTGCAAGAGCTGGTATCAGAATAGGAAAAATAGAAGATGTTACCCCAATTCCTCATGACGGTACAGGAAGACCTGGAGGTAAGCGGGGAAGAAGGGTCTAA
- a CDS encoding EMC3/TMCO1 family protein, translating to MVLEWIMAGLNSLFDPIIYYFGPNKFLAVFVIGAIISFVTTLANKLLVDQDRLMYLQDEMKEFNQEMVEARKTNDPKALAKVQKKQMEFMSLQKEMMLMSFRPMIVTFVPILIVFWWMAQSQLNNIVIQLPSFAYYILLVPIWHMFYHLSPGLSGMVIEWLGWYILAAFGFSFVFRKLMGLKSAGGM from the coding sequence ATGGTATTAGAATGGATTATGGCAGGGTTAAACTCTTTATTTGACCCCATAATATATTATTTTGGTCCCAATAAATTTTTGGCTGTATTTGTAATAGGAGCCATAATTTCGTTTGTGACCACACTTGCAAACAAGCTTCTTGTGGATCAGGACAGACTCATGTATCTTCAAGATGAGATGAAAGAGTTCAATCAAGAGATGGTGGAAGCGAGGAAAACAAACGATCCAAAAGCATTGGCAAAAGTTCAAAAAAAGCAGATGGAGTTCATGAGCCTTCAAAAAGAAATGATGCTTATGTCATTTAGACCAATGATAGTGACATTTGTCCCAATACTCATTGTGTTCTGGTGGATGGCTCAATCACAGTTAAATAATATAGTAATTCAGTTACCATCCTTTGCTTACTATATACTTTTAGTCCCTATCTGGCATATGTTCTATCACCTATCGCCAGGATTAAGTGGAATGGTTATCGAATGGCTTGGATGGTATATACTGGCTGCATTCGGATTTTCATTCGTATTCAGGAAATTAATGGGACTTAAAAGTGCTGGAGGAATGTAA
- a CDS encoding 50S ribosomal protein L18 yields MAQGSRYKVAFKRRKEGKTNYGARLKLIELDKLRLVVRITNNHVISQIVKVAPEGDETVISAHSNEIKKMGWLGSTKNTSAAYLTGFLCGKKALNEGIDKAVLDIGLRSPTKGTNIFAVLKGAVDAGLDIPHGSAILPSDERIAGEHVAQYAESLTDEELNKRFSGYIKNGLSPKDLPDHFGKIKQKINDEVSG; encoded by the coding sequence TTGGCACAAGGATCAAGATACAAAGTGGCTTTTAAAAGAAGGAAAGAAGGTAAAACTAATTATGGAGCAAGATTAAAACTCATAGAATTAGATAAATTACGACTGGTTGTAAGGATCACTAACAATCATGTAATATCACAGATAGTTAAAGTTGCTCCAGAAGGGGATGAAACTGTAATTTCAGCACATTCCAATGAAATTAAAAAAATGGGATGGCTCGGATCTACTAAAAACACTTCTGCAGCATATCTAACTGGATTTTTATGTGGGAAAAAAGCGTTAAATGAAGGCATAGATAAAGCTGTTTTAGACATCGGTTTAAGGTCACCTACCAAAGGTACAAACATATTTGCAGTACTTAAAGGTGCAGTAGATGCTGGACTTGACATTCCTCATGGTAGTGCAATTTTACCTTCAGATGAGAGGATAGCTGGGGAACATGTAGCACAGTACGCTGAATCTTTAACTGATGAAGAACTCAACAAGAGATTTTCAGGATACATTAAAAATGGATTATCCCCAAAAGACCTCCCTGACCATTTTGGAAAGATTAAACAAAAAATAAATGATGAGGTATCAGGATGA
- the cmk gene encoding (d)CMP kinase, protein MIITISGLAGSGTTTASKILSKKLDIPYVSAGDIFRQMAAEKNMDLLEFGKFAEENDDIDILIDKRQAEMANKSKNLIVEGRLSAHFVEADLKVGFIAPIDDRTKRICKRENKPYEVVKEEIISRSNSEAKRYHEIHGIDINDMEIYDLIINTGNFNALSIADIILKVVEVISCQQ, encoded by the coding sequence ATGATTATAACTATCAGCGGATTAGCTGGGAGTGGTACCACTACAGCTTCCAAAATACTATCAAAAAAACTGGATATTCCATATGTCTCAGCCGGTGATATTTTTCGCCAGATGGCTGCTGAAAAAAATATGGATCTTTTAGAATTTGGTAAGTTCGCTGAAGAGAATGATGATATTGATATCTTAATTGACAAACGACAAGCAGAAATGGCGAATAAAAGCAAAAATCTGATTGTTGAGGGAAGACTATCTGCACATTTTGTAGAAGCTGACCTTAAAGTAGGGTTTATAGCACCTATAGATGACCGTACAAAACGGATATGCAAGCGGGAAAATAAACCATATGAAGTTGTCAAGGAAGAAATAATTTCAAGAAGTAATAGCGAAGCAAAACGATATCATGAGATTCATGGTATTGACATTAATGACATGGAAATTTATGACCTCATCATAAATACCGGAAATTTTAATGCTCTAAGCATCGCTGATATCATATTAAAAGTAGTAGAGGTGATTTCATGCCAGCAATAG
- a CDS encoding RNA-guided pseudouridylation complex pseudouridine synthase subunit Cbf5, whose translation MADLLIKAEGETDPDYGTFPDERPIEDHIKRGIVNLDKPSGPTSHEIDSWVKRILGVEKTGHGGTLDPKVTGVLPIGIDYATRAIQMLLGADKEYVCLMHMHEEISETEIREILKEFQGKIFQTPPLKSAVKREMRVRNIYYVNILEIDGQDVLFKIGCEGGTYIRKYCHDVGEALGIGAHMAELRRTKSGPFTEDETLTTLQDLTDAYHIWKEEGDESFIRDCILPMELAVKHLPKIIIRDSAVDAVCHGADLAAGGIISLDDKIKENDTVAIMTLKGELVAAGESLKTSKEIYKANKGIVIDIKKVFMEPGTYPKMWK comes from the coding sequence ATGGCAGATTTACTTATAAAAGCCGAAGGTGAAACTGATCCAGACTACGGGACTTTCCCTGATGAAAGACCCATAGAAGATCATATAAAAAGAGGAATTGTAAACCTTGATAAACCTTCAGGCCCAACATCCCATGAAATCGATTCATGGGTTAAAAGAATTCTTGGAGTGGAAAAAACAGGTCATGGGGGAACCTTAGACCCCAAAGTTACTGGAGTTTTACCTATAGGCATAGATTATGCTACAAGGGCTATTCAAATGCTGCTGGGTGCTGATAAAGAGTATGTATGTCTTATGCACATGCATGAGGAAATTTCAGAAACTGAAATAAGAGAAATATTGAAGGAGTTTCAGGGAAAAATTTTCCAGACACCACCACTCAAATCTGCTGTAAAGCGCGAAATGAGAGTTCGAAATATTTATTATGTTAATATCCTTGAGATAGATGGCCAGGATGTCCTTTTTAAAATAGGATGTGAAGGTGGAACTTATATACGAAAGTACTGCCATGATGTAGGTGAAGCACTTGGAATAGGTGCTCATATGGCAGAACTTCGAAGGACCAAATCGGGACCATTTACAGAGGATGAAACATTAACTACCCTTCAAGATTTAACTGATGCATATCATATCTGGAAGGAAGAAGGAGATGAATCTTTTATTAGGGACTGCATACTTCCTATGGAGTTAGCAGTAAAACATCTCCCTAAAATTATCATAAGGGATTCTGCAGTTGATGCGGTTTGTCATGGTGCAGACCTTGCAGCAGGTGGAATAATAAGCCTTGATGATAAAATTAAAGAAAATGATACTGTAGCAATTATGACACTTAAAGGTGAACTTGTTGCAGCAGGTGAAAGTTTAAAAACATCTAAGGAAATATATAAAGCAAATAAAGGTATAGTGATAGATATAAAAAAAGTTTTTATGGAACCTGGAACATATCCAAAGATGTGGAAGTAG
- a CDS encoding 50S ribosomal protein L19e, with the protein MNLTTQKRLAADILKVGENRVWIDPERTEEVSRAITRESVKQLINNKAIMAKPQKGISSYRSKKIAAQKKKGRRKGHGSTKGAKGAKNPKKEAWMTTIRALRTDLKDMRNNREINKTTYRKLYKMAKGGAFRSKSYMKTYARDHGLLR; encoded by the coding sequence ATGAATCTTACTACTCAAAAAAGATTGGCTGCAGATATACTCAAAGTCGGGGAAAACAGGGTATGGATAGATCCTGAAAGGACAGAAGAAGTATCAAGAGCCATAACTCGAGAAAGTGTAAAACAACTAATAAATAATAAAGCTATAATGGCAAAACCACAAAAAGGCATAAGCAGCTATAGGTCAAAAAAGATAGCTGCACAAAAGAAAAAAGGAAGAAGAAAAGGCCATGGTAGTACAAAAGGAGCTAAAGGAGCTAAAAATCCAAAGAAAGAAGCTTGGATGACTACTATACGTGCTTTAAGAACTGATCTAAAAGATATGAGAAATAATAGGGAGATTAATAAAACTACCTACAGAAAGCTCTATAAAATGGCAAAAGGTGGCGCTTTCAGAAGCAAATCCTACATGAAAACCTATGCAAGGGATCATGGTCTGCTTAGGTAA
- a CDS encoding 50S ribosomal protein L32e, whose protein sequence is MKKPDFKRQEWFRYKKLGDKWRKPKGKTSKTRRYEKGKPAMPAIGYGSPKATRGLHPSGYMDVLVCNMKELENLDPATQAGRISSTIGKRKKEVMLVRAKELGIKILNKGI, encoded by the coding sequence ATGAAAAAACCAGATTTCAAAAGGCAGGAATGGTTTAGATACAAAAAACTCGGAGATAAATGGAGGAAACCTAAAGGAAAAACCAGTAAAACCCGAAGATACGAAAAAGGAAAACCTGCAATGCCTGCAATAGGTTACGGATCTCCAAAAGCGACAAGAGGACTCCACCCTTCCGGATATATGGATGTGCTTGTCTGCAATATGAAAGAACTTGAAAACCTGGACCCAGCTACACAAGCAGGTAGAATTAGTTCTACCATTGGAAAAAGGAAAAAAGAAGTAATGCTTGTACGGGCAAAAGAACTAGGAATCAAGATTCTAAATAAGGGAATTTAA
- the rpmD gene encoding 50S ribosomal protein L30, giving the protein MIAAIRVRGRTGIRKDIEETLKMLKLTRINHAVLIEDTPSYQGMLQKAKDYITWGEVDADSVTSLISKRGKLPGNVKLTEEYVKENTDFSSIEDLSKAIVESGAKLEDSGIKPLFRLHPPRKGYKDLKKTFAESGTLGYRGEKIGDLIKKMI; this is encoded by the coding sequence ATGATTGCAGCAATAAGAGTAAGAGGCAGGACAGGAATCAGAAAAGACATTGAAGAAACACTTAAAATGCTAAAGCTTACCAGAATTAATCACGCAGTTCTAATTGAAGACACCCCTAGTTATCAGGGAATGCTTCAAAAAGCTAAAGATTACATAACCTGGGGCGAAGTTGACGCAGACTCAGTAACAAGTCTTATATCAAAAAGAGGAAAATTACCTGGTAATGTTAAACTCACTGAAGAGTATGTTAAGGAAAACACTGACTTTTCCTCAATAGAAGACCTTTCAAAAGCAATAGTAGAATCTGGTGCTAAATTGGAAGACAGTGGGATAAAACCATTATTTAGACTTCACCCTCCAAGGAAAGGATATAAAGATCTTAAAAAGACATTTGCAGAATCTGGAACCTTAGGTTACAGAGGGGAAAAAATAGGGGATCTCATCAAAAAGATGATCTAA
- the secY gene encoding preprotein translocase subunit SecY: protein MLEKLQPIFSIIPQVRSPIQRLSFRDKIKWTGIILLLYFVLSNISLFGLSSAAVDQFGALRAVMAGSFGSIITLGIGPIVSASIILQLLVGGKILNLDLSRHEDKALFQGTQKLLALVFTLFEAAAFVFVGAVPPSDPSFTVLLIAQITLGGIAIIYMDEVVSKWGFGSGVGLFIVAGVSQQILVSAFNFLPSATSPGVPAGKIPQFIYLITTGNPDFTLLLPVFATIIVFLVVVYAESMRIEIPLSYGGVKGARGKYPLRFIYASNMPVILTSALLLNVQLFASVFQRIGFPILGQVSNGQAINGVAYYLTTPTSLSVVLTDPLKVLIYAIVFLASCVVFAWLWVELSGIGPKQVAKQLHQMGMQIPGQRSSRAHFERILKRYIPGITVLGGAFVGLLAFGADLTGALGGGTGILLTVGIVYRLYEEIAQEQLMDMHPMLRKFLGD from the coding sequence TTGCTTGAAAAGCTACAACCAATTTTTTCAATAATTCCTCAGGTCAGATCGCCTATACAAAGGCTGTCTTTTAGAGATAAGATTAAATGGACAGGTATAATTCTTCTATTATATTTTGTCCTCTCAAACATCAGCCTTTTTGGGCTCAGTTCCGCGGCTGTTGATCAATTTGGAGCATTAAGAGCTGTAATGGCGGGTAGTTTTGGTTCAATTATTACACTGGGTATAGGGCCAATAGTTTCAGCGTCCATTATACTTCAGCTTCTTGTTGGGGGAAAGATACTGAATCTGGATCTTTCGAGACATGAGGATAAAGCTTTATTTCAAGGAACTCAGAAACTCCTTGCTCTTGTATTCACACTGTTTGAAGCAGCTGCGTTTGTTTTTGTTGGTGCTGTTCCACCATCAGATCCTTCATTTACAGTTCTTCTTATAGCACAGATAACTCTTGGTGGAATCGCCATAATTTACATGGATGAAGTTGTGTCTAAATGGGGATTTGGAAGTGGAGTAGGGCTTTTCATTGTTGCTGGAGTATCCCAGCAAATACTGGTAAGTGCATTTAACTTCCTTCCATCTGCAACTTCACCAGGAGTACCTGCCGGAAAAATTCCGCAATTTATATATTTAATAACCACTGGAAATCCTGATTTCACTCTGTTACTTCCAGTATTTGCTACAATCATTGTATTTTTAGTTGTAGTATATGCAGAAAGTATGCGTATTGAAATACCATTATCATATGGGGGAGTAAAAGGTGCAAGGGGAAAATACCCTTTGAGGTTCATATATGCAAGTAACATGCCTGTTATATTAACAAGTGCACTCCTTTTGAATGTGCAGTTGTTTGCTTCAGTGTTCCAAAGGATAGGGTTCCCAATTCTTGGACAGGTTTCAAATGGCCAGGCTATAAATGGAGTTGCATATTACCTTACAACTCCAACTAGCCTAAGTGTAGTTCTCACTGATCCATTAAAAGTGCTGATTTATGCTATTGTATTCCTTGCATCATGTGTAGTATTTGCATGGCTATGGGTTGAATTAAGTGGAATAGGACCAAAACAGGTTGCAAAACAGCTTCACCAAATGGGAATGCAGATTCCAGGTCAAAGGAGCAGTAGGGCTCATTTTGAAAGGATACTTAAAAGATATATTCCAGGTATAACTGTTCTTGGAGGAGCATTCGTTGGGCTTTTAGCATTTGGCGCTGATTTAACAGGTGCATTAGGTGGAGGTACAGGTATTCTCCTAACAGTGGGTATAGTATACAGGCTGTATGAAGAAATAGCGCAGGAACAGTTGATGGATATGCATCCAATGCTCAGGAAATTCTTAGGAGATTAA
- a CDS encoding 30S ribosomal protein S8 has translation MVLMDPLANALTNMRNNEMQGNKRCKISPASKMIGRVLRTMQKEGYIGEFEFVDDNKAGQFIVELEGNINKCGVIKPRHAVKKDEFEKFEKRYLPSKNFGIMILTTPEGIMTHKEAKDKGIGGRLLVYVY, from the coding sequence ATTGTGCTTATGGATCCTCTAGCAAACGCGCTTACTAACATGAGAAACAATGAAATGCAGGGAAATAAAAGATGTAAAATTTCACCCGCATCTAAAATGATAGGGCGTGTTTTAAGAACAATGCAAAAAGAAGGGTATATCGGCGAATTTGAGTTTGTCGATGATAACAAAGCTGGACAGTTCATAGTTGAACTTGAAGGAAATATAAACAAGTGCGGTGTAATAAAGCCAAGACACGCCGTTAAAAAGGACGAATTTGAAAAATTTGAAAAGAGGTACTTGCCATCTAAAAACTTTGGAATTATGATCCTCACAACACCTGAAGGAATCATGACTCACAAAGAGGCCAAAGACAAGGGAATTGGTGGCAGGCTCTTAGTATATGTTTACTAA
- a CDS encoding 50S ribosomal protein L6: MVEAVVLREEIPIPEGIDVTIEDEVTVKGSKGQLSRKFNYPNVVVKKDNGNVVLEAHFPKKKDKAMLGTIRSHISNMITGLTDGFTYNMKIVYAHFPMTVKAGKDKVTIENFLGERYPRTAKIVGSAKVQVKGEEVIVTGINKEDVGQTMANLEQATKIKGRDPRVFQDGIYFVSRE, translated from the coding sequence ATGGTTGAAGCAGTAGTCCTTAGAGAAGAAATTCCTATTCCTGAGGGTATAGATGTCACTATAGAAGATGAAGTGACCGTAAAAGGATCAAAAGGACAGCTCTCAAGGAAATTTAACTATCCTAATGTTGTAGTTAAAAAGGACAATGGTAACGTAGTATTAGAAGCTCATTTTCCTAAAAAAAAGGATAAAGCAATGCTTGGAACTATAAGGTCCCATATCAGCAACATGATAACAGGATTAACAGACGGATTTACTTATAACATGAAAATAGTTTATGCTCACTTCCCTATGACTGTAAAAGCTGGCAAGGACAAAGTTACCATAGAAAACTTCCTTGGTGAAAGGTATCCTAGGACAGCAAAAATTGTTGGAAGTGCTAAAGTTCAGGTAAAAGGTGAAGAAGTAATAGTCACAGGTATCAACAAAGAAGATGTTGGACAGACTATGGCTAACCTTGAACAGGCTACCAAAATAAAGGGAAGAGATCCAAGGGTATTCCAGGATGGAATATACTTTGTAAGTCGGGAATAA
- a CDS encoding adenylate kinase has translation MKVGVIAGIPGSGSTTVLTKALEALDYVHVNYGDVMLEIAQKEGLVEDRDALRKLSPDVQKEIQKNAAKSIREMSEDNNIIVDTHCTIKTPAGFLPGLPKWVLDELQPDIFILIEADSDEILMRRLNDTTRTRDMEKLSDIQLHQEMNRSMSMAYAALTGATVKIIENHDNRLEEPVENMITTLK, from the coding sequence ATGAAAGTCGGCGTAATTGCAGGAATTCCAGGATCCGGAAGCACTACAGTTTTAACTAAAGCTCTCGAAGCTTTAGATTATGTACATGTTAATTATGGGGATGTAATGCTTGAAATTGCACAAAAAGAGGGTCTTGTGGAAGATAGAGATGCCTTAAGAAAATTGTCCCCTGATGTACAGAAAGAAATTCAGAAAAATGCTGCAAAAAGTATAAGAGAGATGTCAGAGGATAATAATATTATTGTCGATACTCACTGTACTATAAAAACACCTGCTGGTTTTTTACCTGGACTTCCAAAATGGGTATTAGACGAACTTCAGCCAGATATTTTTATATTAATTGAAGCAGATAGCGATGAAATTTTGATGAGGAGACTCAACGACACAACGAGAACAAGAGATATGGAAAAATTAAGTGATATACAGCTCCATCAAGAAATGAACCGTTCAATGTCTATGGCTTACGCAGCACTTACTGGTGCTACAGTAAAAATTATTGAAAATCATGACAACAGGCTTGAAGAACCTGTAGAAAATATGATAACTACTTTAAAATAA
- a CDS encoding 50S ribosomal protein L34e, translating to MPQLRYRSRSYRRIFKKTPGGKTVLRYKKKKPSKHICAECGKFLHGVPRGRPYEINKLSKSKKRPNRPYGGNLCPECARKVFKREARKE from the coding sequence ATGCCACAATTGAGATACAGATCTAGATCATACAGAAGAATATTCAAAAAAACCCCTGGAGGAAAAACGGTCTTACGTTACAAGAAGAAAAAACCAAGCAAGCACATCTGTGCAGAATGTGGTAAGTTTCTTCATGGAGTCCCAAGGGGCAGACCATATGAAATAAACAAACTTTCAAAATCTAAAAAAAGGCCAAACCGGCCTTATGGAGGAAACCTTTGCCCTGAATGTGCACGAAAAGTGTTTAAGAGAGAGGCAAGGAAAGAATGA
- a CDS encoding uL15m family ribosomal protein: MIRRTRKIRKMRGSRTVGGGSSKKRRGAGHRGGRGNSGLHKSKWTWTVKFDPKHFGKYGFKRPQRSIFKFAPVNLDYLDEKSEEFVKQGLAANKNGAIEIDITDLGYNKVLGKGKVSKPLIIKSPKFSSLAIQKIEEAGGEVVIL, translated from the coding sequence ATGATAAGAAGGACACGAAAAATAAGGAAAATGAGGGGCTCACGAACTGTGGGTGGTGGATCTTCTAAAAAACGAAGAGGAGCCGGTCACAGGGGTGGAAGAGGAAACTCTGGTCTTCACAAAAGTAAATGGACATGGACTGTCAAATTCGATCCTAAACACTTTGGAAAATATGGATTTAAAAGACCTCAAAGAAGTATCTTCAAATTCGCTCCAGTAAACTTAGACTACTTAGATGAAAAATCAGAAGAATTTGTAAAACAGGGCTTAGCAGCAAATAAAAACGGTGCTATTGAAATAGACATCACCGACCTTGGCTACAACAAAGTTTTAGGAAAAGGTAAAGTAAGCAAGCCTTTAATTATAAAATCACCTAAATTTTCCAGTTTAGCAATTCAAAAGATAGAAGAAGCTGGTGGGGAAGTAGTAATTCTTTAA
- a CDS encoding 30S ribosomal protein S14, producing MINLPRKYGKASRKCSRCNDHSALVRRYGLMLCRQCFREIAPKIGFKKYN from the coding sequence GTGATTAATTTGCCAAGAAAATACGGAAAAGCATCAAGAAAGTGTAGCAGATGCAATGATCATTCTGCACTCGTTAGAAGATACGGGCTCATGTTATGCAGACAGTGCTTCAGAGAAATCGCCCCTAAAATTGGGTTTAAAAAATATAATTAA
- a CDS encoding 30S ribosomal protein S4, with protein sequence MGHPRRARKKYDTPPHPWNADRIKEENKLTQKYGLKNKKEIWKAETMVKRYRRDARHLLGMLTEQTIRERQDLINHLVRSGILAENANLEDVLDLTVEDILRRRLQTMVHKKGLATTAKGARQFVIHGHIALDGKKVDSPSYMIKRGEEDLIGFYPASPVEKQYKARTEKTGTDES encoded by the coding sequence ATGGGACATCCAAGAAGAGCAAGAAAAAAATATGATACACCACCTCATCCATGGAACGCTGATAGGATTAAAGAAGAAAATAAGCTTACCCAAAAATACGGTTTAAAAAATAAAAAAGAAATATGGAAAGCTGAAACTATGGTTAAAAGATACAGGAGAGATGCAAGACACCTCTTAGGTATGTTAACTGAACAGACAATTAGGGAAAGACAGGATCTTATTAATCACCTTGTACGCTCTGGTATTTTAGCAGAAAATGCAAATCTAGAAGATGTACTGGATTTAACCGTAGAAGATATTTTAAGAAGAAGATTACAAACCATGGTACATAAAAAAGGACTTGCTACCACTGCAAAAGGAGCAAGACAGTTTGTTATACATGGACATATAGCTTTAGATGGGAAGAAAGTTGATTCACCAAGCTACATGATAAAAAGAGGGGAAGAAGACCTTATAGGATTTTACCCAGCTTCACCCGTAGAAAAACAGTACAAAGCAAGAACTGAAAAAACAGGTACTGATGAATCATAA